A stretch of Lathyrus oleraceus cultivar Zhongwan6 chromosome 6, CAAS_Psat_ZW6_1.0, whole genome shotgun sequence DNA encodes these proteins:
- the LOC127093553 gene encoding uncharacterized protein LOC127093553, producing MKDFPSCFGENAVQVSDSSSSNSSKTAQNMVICVYQCSIRGRSCLITITWSKSLMGQGFSVGIDDSSNQCLCKVDIKPWVFSKRKGCKSLEAYCCKIDVYWDLSSARFGVGPEPLEGFFVGVVVDKQMVLLLGDLRKEAFKKSNAVPLPLKAVFVAKKEHVFGKKFFGNKVVFCDNGKIHDLVIECDTSTAKDPCLIIRLDSKTVMQVKRLKWKFRGNYTILVDGFEVEIYWDVYNWLFGTSFGNAVFMFRTCLSHDKIWNAQPVSDANVLQWSFSQRFSESKLQQGLGFSHVLYAWKNE from the coding sequence atgaagGATTTCCCATCTTGTTTTGGAGAGAATGCAGTTCAGGTATCAGATTCATCGTCTTCAAATTCAAGCAAAACTGCACAGAATATGGTGATTTGCGTCTACCAATGTTCAATTAGAGGTAGATCTTGCTTAATTACAATCACATGGAGTAAAAGTTTAATGGGTCAAGGGTTTAGTGTTGGGATTGATGATTCTTCAAATCAGTGTTTGTGTAAAGTGGATATAAAGCCTTGGGTTTTTTCTAAGAGAAAGGGTTGTAAGAGTTTAGAAGCTTATTGTTGTAAGATTGATGTGTATTGGGATCTTTCTTCGGCTAGATTTGGTGTTGGGCCTGAACCGTTGGAGGGTTTTTTTGTAGGTGTAGTTGTTGATAAACAAATGGTTCTTCTTCTTGGTGATTTGAGGAAAGAAGCTTTTAAGAAATCAAATGCGGTTCCTTTACCTTTGAAAGCGGTTTTTGTTGCTAAGAAAGAGCATGTTTTTGGTAAGAAGTTTTTTGGTAACAAGGTTGTGTTTTGTGATAATGGTAAAATTCATGATCTTGTTATTGAGTGTGATACTTCCACTGCAAAGGATCCTTGTCTTATAATTCGGCTAGATAGTAAGACTGTGATGCAGGTGAAGAGGTTGAAGTGGAAGTTTAGAGGAAACTATACTATACTTGTGGATGGATTTGAAGTTGAGATTTATTGGGATGTTTATAATTGGCTTTTTGGTACATCTTTTGGAAATGCTGTTTTCATGTTCAGAACATGTTTGTCTCATGATAAGATTTGGAATGCTCAACCTGTTTCTGATGCGAATGTTTTGCAGTGGTCTTTCTCTCAGAGGTTTTCTGAGTCCAAATTGCAACAAGGTCTTGGTTTCTCGCATGTTTTGTATGCTTGGAAGAACGAATAG